A genomic window from Lotus japonicus ecotype B-129 chromosome 1, LjGifu_v1.2 includes:
- the LOC130734533 gene encoding polygalacturonase 1 beta-like protein 3, producing MKIHFFCLLLSLSSFHVSLAITTISKGTPQQTQENSKQIVNPFSPKASLIRYWNKHISNKQTIPHFLLSKASTLTPQQYATLMNLLNQKQHKPFFSYKELHNSLCTTPNLLCSFDEDQNQNDSNITKAGRGDADFTIYSNKRFSNYGSSRAGGFNTFKNYSNGLNTNRDSFKIYSAATTRHGDQFKSYAENGNIANANFTSYGAGATSGSGDFASYDKLVNVPNLGFTTYYSAAANHKLSFSSYGNETNSGSQSFTSYGKRVRGGTSDFTNYAAGSNILQSSFTGYSELGSGKTNDSFRSYSFNGNNPRNSFKSYGTGSTSATDTFVSYRNRANVGDDTFQSYAGKSSSGAATFVNYGQSFNVGNDTFTEYGKGSSGKTVFGFKIYGLGRAFIGYNKQGASFSAYSNFSVTSGRVVNRWVEPGKFFRESMLKEGNVIVMPDIEDKMPQRSFLPLAVTSKLPFSLLRLGEMREIFHSREGSASERVIVNALAECERLPSRGETKRCVGSLEEMVEFVVLVVGRNAVARATENVKGSRKNVMIGRVYGVDGGKVTKSVSCHQSLYPYLLYYCHSVPQVRVYEAEILDVDTKLKINHGVAICHLDTSAWGPEHGAFVALGAGPGKIEVCHWIFQNDMTWTTAE from the exons ATGAAGATTCACTTCTTCTGCCTTCTATTGtcactctcatctttccat GTTTCTCTAGCAATAACCACTATCAGCAAAGGAACCCCACAACAAACACAAGAAAATTCCAAGCAGATAGTAAACCCTTTCAGCCCCAAAGCCTCTCTCATTCGTTACTGGAACAAACACATCTCCAACAAGCAGACAATTCCTCATTTTCTTCTCTCTAAAGCTTCCACTCTCACTCCACAACAATATGCAACTCTCATGAACCTCCTCAACCaaaaacaacataaacccttCTTCTCTTATAAGGAGCTTCACAACTCCCTATGCACCACACCAAACTTATTATGTTCCTTCGACGAGGACCAAAACCAAAATGACTCAAACATTACCAAAGCCGGCCGCGGTGACGCCGACTTCACCATCTATTCCAACAAACGCTTCTCCAACTACGGCTCCTCCCGAGCCGGCGGGTTCAACACGTTCAAGAACTACTCGAACGGGCTGAACACCAACCGCGACTCGTTCAAAATTTACAGCGCCGCCACAACCCGCCACGGCGACCAGTTCAAAAGCTACGCCGAGAACGGCAACATTGCCAACGCCAACTTCACCAGCTACGGCGCCGGCGCCACCTCCGGTTCCGGCGACTTCGCCAGCTACGACAAGCTCGTCAACGTCCCCAACCTCGGCTTCACCACCTACTACTCCGCCGCCGCAAATCACAAGCTCTCGTTCTCCAGCTACGGCAACGAAACAAACTCCGGCTCACAATCATTCACCAGCTACGGCAAACGCGTCCGCGGCGGAACCAGCGATTTCACAAACTACGCCGCCGGATCCAACATTCTGCAATCCTCATTCACCGGTTACTCTGAGTTAGGATCCGGAAAAACGAACGATTCGTTCAGATCCTACAGTTTCAACGGCAACAACCCCCGCAACAGCTTCAAAAGCTACGGCACCGGATCCACCTCCGCCACCGACACATTCGTCAGCTACCGGAACCGCGCCAACGTCGGCGACGACACGTTCCAGAGCTACGCCGGGAAATCAAGCTCCGGCGCCGCCACGTTTGTGAACTACGGCCAGTCGTTCAACGTCGGAAACGACACATTCACCGAGTACGGGAAAGGCTCTTCCGGTAAGACCGTGTTTGGGTTCAAGATTTACGGGTTGGGACGCGCGTTCATAGGGTACAACAAGCAAGGCGCGTCGTTTTCTGCGTACAGCAATTTCAGCGTGACCAGTGGCAGAGTTGTAAATAGATGGGTTGAGCCGGGTAAATTCTTTAGGGAGTCGATGTTAAAAGAAGGGAATGTGATAGTTATGCCAGATATTGAGGATAAAATGCCTCAAAGGTCGTTTTTACCCCTGGCAGTTACGTCAAAATTGCCGTTTTCGTTGTTGAGGCTCGGAGAAATGAGGGAGATTTTCCACTCGAGGGAGGGATCCGCAAGTGAGCGCGTGATTGTTAATGCGCTGGCGGAATGCGAGAGGTTGCCGAGCCGTGGCGAGACAAAGCGGTGTGTTGGGTCGCTAGAGGAGATGGTGGAGTTTGTTGTCTTGGTGGTGGGTCGCAATGCGGTTGCGAGAGCCACCGAGAATGTGAAGGGTTCGAGGAAGAACGTGATGATTGGGAGGGTTTATGGTGTGGATGGTGGAAAAGTGACGAAGTCAGTTTCGTGTCACCAGAGTTTGTACCCTTACTTGCTGTATTATTGTCACTCTGTCCCCCAAGTGAGAGTTTATGAAGCTGAAATTCTTGACGTGGACACCAAGTTGAAGATTAATCATGGGGTTGCCATTTGTCACCTGGACACGTCAGCGTGGGGCCCAGAACATGGAGCTTTCGTGGCACTTGGGGCTGGACCCGGGAAAATTGAGGTGTGCCACTGGATTTTCCAAAACGACATGACGTGGACCACTGCCGAGTGA